A segment of the Candidatus Thermoplasmatota archaeon genome:
ATCTCTTGATGATCTCCTTGTCCAGGCCGAAATCCTCTCGGCCGAACAGCAGTGCGATCTTACCGTCGACATCCTTGATCTTCTCCGCAAACTCTTTCGGAGATATCGAGATACGCGAGAATTTCTTCTCGTTCACAGTGTCGACGCCAGAGGTCGCGGCGACGAAATCCGCGCCCTTCAGAGCATCATCATCTGTGAACACAGTTCGCGCGCTCCTCAGTATGTCGATGCCGTGCATAGCGCGCTTGGTCGCTTCCTCCCCGACCGCACACGGCCTCACGAGAATCAGCTCATCGAGGCCGAAGTTCTTCATCGAGCGCGCTATCGCGCCTATGTTCCCGTCGTTCAACGGCTCGATCAAGACCACTCTGAACTGGGGCACGAACCCAGCACAGATGCCCTAGGTATTTAACTTTGTATGAGATGACGCTGGCGTGGACCAGGAACGCAGGATCGCAATCAAGTTCGCATACGACGGTTCGCTCTTTCACGGCTTTCAGCGGCAACCGAACATGGTCACCGTCGAGGGGGAGCTGGTGAGAGCGCTGACGAAGGTCGGCGCGATCAAGTCGTCGAGGGAGTGCGGATATAGGGGTTCGAGCAGGACGGACACGGGCGTGAGCGCCCTCGGGAACATCATCTCCTTCAAGACATCCTTCAAGACGGACGAGATATGCTCTGCGATCAACTCGAAGATGGAGGGCATCTGGGCCTACTCCTCCGTCGAGGTGCCGGATGCGTTCAACCCGCGGGCGGCAAGGCAGAGGTGGTACAGATACTATCTTGCGAAGGCCGGCCAGGACCTGAGGCTGATGGATGAGATCGCCAGAAGGTTCGTCGGCGTGCACGATTTCTCAGGCTATGCGCGCAAGGACAAGCGGAACCCCATGAGGAAGATAGATTCGATCGACATCTCCGATGCTGGGATGTTCCATGCCGTCGATTTCAGGGCCGAGAGCTTTCTGTGGAATATGGTCCGGAGGATTGTCTGGATGATGAGTGAGGGAGGTTCCGGTCGTCTTCAGCTGGATTTTATCGGGCCGGGGTCGGCGAAGAAACCGGTCCGCATAGGTCTCGCTCCTCCAGAGTATCTCGTGCTGATGGACATCGATTGCGGCGTCGAGTTTCCGGTCGACAGGCAGGCATCGATTGGTATTGCCCGCGCAATCGAACGAAGGATACGCGAGAACGGCATGAAGTTTGCCTTCTCTCAGAGCGTCCGTGAACTGCTCAGATGATACCGCAGTTTCCTCTGAAACTTGATATCCGCGCATCCTGGTATCCCAGTTGCATGAGGATCGCCGTCACCGGCACTCCGGGGGTGGGAAAGACCAGTGCATGCTCCCTCGTCAGGAGGATGCTGGTTCTGCACGTCAACGACCTTGTCGAGAAGTTCGATGCAGCCTCTGGCTATGATCGAAAGCGCAAGACCCGAGAGGTGAACGTCACCAAGCTCTCCAAGGAGATATCGAAGCTGGAAGGCGACATGGTCCTTGAGGGCCACTTCTCGCATATGCTCAAACCTGATGTCGCTGTCGTGCTGCGCTGCTCCCCTGCCGTGCTTGAGAAGCGCCTTCGCAAGAAAGGTTGGGACGAGAAGAAGATTCGGGAGAATGTCGAGGCCGAAGCCGTCGACGTAGTCCTCATAGAGGCGTTGGAGAACGCGGGTGAAGTGTGCGAGATAGACACGACCCACCTGAAGCCGAGCCAGGTCGCCAAAGCCATCGAGGACATCATATCTGGAGAAAGACAGAAATATCGTGTTGGTAATGTTGACTGGAGCGAGGAGGTCCTGAGCTGGTTCTAGACAGTTATCGCGGAGAAGCAGACAAGATCCTCTCCCCTGCGGCGAAGCGGCTCAGCACAATAAATCCGAACTATCTGTCACTCTCATCACTGATTCTCGCCATTGCGGCAGCGCTGTTCTACGTCATGAAATGGGACCAGGCCCTATTGATCGCAGCTGTGTTCGTCGCCCTCAGCGGCATCTTCGACGCGCTCGATGGGAAGGTGGCGCGCATCTCGTCGAAGGCCTCGAAGCGCGGCGACTTCGTCGACCACGTGATCGACAGATACTCAGATGCGATCATACTGGCGGCGATTGCCATGAGCGCTATCTGCCCCGTCTCATTCGGTTTGTTTGCCGTCATCGGGGTCCTCCTCGCGAGCTACATGGGAACGCAGGCGCAGGCGCTCGGCCTTAGCCGGGAGTACCGTGGCATACTCGGGCGCGCTGACAGAATCGCGGTTCTGATAGCCGTCTCATTGATAATGTACCTCTTCCAGCTCGTCGGGAGCGATGTCATGAACGACCTGCTAGGATACACCTTGATGGGCTGGATGATGATATACTTCGGACTCGCGGGCAACATCACGGCCCTTCAGCGCGCGTGGCTGATATGGAAATCACTTCCGTGACTTGAAGCGCCTGCCTTTTGCCCTGTAGTAAGTCAACGGATGCTTCATCCAATCCCTGCCGCACAGGTCGTCAGGGTCGAAGCAGATCCCGTAGCTCTTCATCGTTGAGCATTCTGGAGTGGAGTACTCGGTTCCGGAGCTCTCGCCCGTGATGTGCTTGATCTGGTATTCAGACTTGCTGGGGTCGAAGTCGGGCGCGGTCGAGAAAGCCTCCAGAATATCGGTCGAATCCATCCCTAGGGCGTGAAGGAACGTGACGAGCGCGAACCTTCCGGAGTGGGGCACGTTCTCCCCGGCCTGCATCATCCCCAGGAGCTTCTTCATGCACGGCGGGAACCTGACGATGCTTAGCCTCCCGGTCTCCTTCGCTTTGTGCTCGGCCTTGCGCTCCTCAAGCACCCTCCTTATCTCATTGATATCCTTGGCGAACGCATCGAGGATCGCATCATTCACTTCAAGGGGCAGTTCGGAGACTATCTTGTCCGTGAGCATCTGCTGGATCAACCTGACCAGCCGATACTTCGTCACTAGCACTCTGCCGTTGACGATTCTCTGGTTCACAAGCTTCCAGCTCTTGTCAC
Coding sequences within it:
- a CDS encoding RNA methyltransferase, translating into MPQFRVVLIEPLNDGNIGAIARSMKNFGLDELILVRPCAVGEEATKRAMHGIDILRSARTVFTDDDALKGADFVAATSGVDTVNEKKFSRISISPKEFAEKIKDVDGKIALLFGREDFGLDKEIIKRCDFLITIPANPAYSILNISHAAAILFYELHSSGVVKWEARKAGDLEKDKLYEYFSMLLDAIDYPPHKKEKTKVMFRRLIARAVPTTWEFHTLMGVIDGAVKKSIEGELRKKKHTKRELHAVDDFKTM
- the truA gene encoding tRNA pseudouridine(38-40) synthase TruA is translated as MDQERRIAIKFAYDGSLFHGFQRQPNMVTVEGELVRALTKVGAIKSSRECGYRGSSRTDTGVSALGNIISFKTSFKTDEICSAINSKMEGIWAYSSVEVPDAFNPRAARQRWYRYYLAKAGQDLRLMDEIARRFVGVHDFSGYARKDKRNPMRKIDSIDISDAGMFHAVDFRAESFLWNMVRRIVWMMSEGGSGRLQLDFIGPGSAKKPVRIGLAPPEYLVLMDIDCGVEFPVDRQASIGIARAIERRIRENGMKFAFSQSVRELLR
- a CDS encoding adenylate kinase family protein; amino-acid sequence: MRIAVTGTPGVGKTSACSLVRRMLVLHVNDLVEKFDAASGYDRKRKTREVNVTKLSKEISKLEGDMVLEGHFSHMLKPDVAVVLRCSPAVLEKRLRKKGWDEKKIRENVEAEAVDVVLIEALENAGEVCEIDTTHLKPSQVAKAIEDIISGERQKYRVGNVDWSEEVLSWF
- a CDS encoding CDP-alcohol phosphatidyltransferase family protein; protein product: MVLDSYRGEADKILSPAAKRLSTINPNYLSLSSLILAIAAALFYVMKWDQALLIAAVFVALSGIFDALDGKVARISSKASKRGDFVDHVIDRYSDAIILAAIAMSAICPVSFGLFAVIGVLLASYMGTQAQALGLSREYRGILGRADRIAVLIAVSLIMYLFQLVGSDVMNDLLGYTLMGWMMIYFGLAGNITALQRAWLIWKSLP
- a CDS encoding DNA primase large subunit PriL, which encodes MEQKGERPGLDVVTSAKYPFLKESAKYLKDSEVSLDQLVSGVAYERARYLGRDRVMEALDEGKIDDHPMASKVDATVELLSYPIARMIVSAVADTAFVRRYAIAEAKKADERLRAEDISFIVNVANEFGLEVSQDDGNLSVNFADFLRFSSTMRDKSWKLVNQRIVNGRVLVTKYRLVRLIQQMLTDKIVSELPLEVNDAILDAFAKDINEIRRVLEERKAEHKAKETGRLSIVRFPPCMKKLLGMMQAGENVPHSGRFALVTFLHALGMDSTDILEAFSTAPDFDPSKSEYQIKHITGESSGTEYSTPECSTMKSYGICFDPDDLCGRDWMKHPLTYYRAKGRRFKSRK